A window from Neobacillus sp. PS3-40 encodes these proteins:
- a CDS encoding NlpC/P60 family protein: MKKQIITTTAALMLAFSSFGIPAINVSKASAATIVQNTYNNQAAVDAKADQLIAYAKDLIGKATYSTTEYKRTYPYKFSCATFMNFIFEKNGVDLATYNENYMMQQGVYVPKDQLQKGDLVFFDANRTDTEPADHVGMYIGDNKIIHMADSVQNIIISDLDSKAYYTDNYLTARRVLPTLLAANPATQGDKIVDTSYSLINQVTMGSTNDEQSMTFTDPGFVNYTFKKNGIDLGTNSVTEQMKLGSAVAKDQLKKGDLVFFTNSVGSTTPGIVAIYAGDQRLIVPTSSGVVTRVILFDWYAQHYLTARRVITESVTPVNPVVSLAENLIGKVKFGYTYDENTLTFTGAGFVYYTFKQNGIDLQTKLASRQAELGTFVAKDNLQPGDVIYFSLDGSGTKITDAGIYAGNNEVIHLTTKSGLVKETLSTTWAQQNYVTARHMN, translated from the coding sequence ATGAAAAAACAAATCATAACGACTACTGCGGCATTGATGTTGGCATTTTCCAGCTTCGGTATCCCTGCCATAAATGTTTCAAAGGCTTCGGCTGCTACAATAGTACAAAATACGTATAATAACCAAGCAGCAGTGGATGCAAAAGCAGACCAATTGATCGCATATGCAAAAGATTTAATTGGAAAAGCAACTTACAGTACAACTGAATATAAGCGCACATATCCCTATAAATTCTCATGTGCAACATTCATGAATTTTATTTTTGAAAAAAATGGTGTAGACCTTGCAACGTATAATGAAAATTACATGATGCAACAAGGGGTTTACGTTCCGAAAGATCAACTCCAAAAAGGTGATCTAGTATTCTTTGATGCAAATCGTACTGACACGGAGCCAGCTGATCATGTTGGAATGTATATTGGAGATAATAAGATCATACACATGGCAGATTCTGTTCAAAACATTATCATTTCAGATTTGGACAGCAAGGCATACTATACAGATAATTATTTAACGGCAAGAAGAGTTTTACCAACTTTGTTAGCAGCGAATCCAGCAACACAAGGTGATAAAATTGTTGATACTTCTTATAGCTTAATCAATCAAGTAACTATGGGTTCTACAAATGATGAGCAATCAATGACATTTACAGATCCAGGATTTGTGAATTATACTTTTAAGAAAAATGGGATCGATTTGGGCACAAATAGTGTGACAGAGCAAATGAAACTTGGTAGTGCAGTTGCGAAAGATCAGCTTAAAAAAGGTGATTTGGTGTTCTTTACTAATTCGGTGGGTTCAACAACTCCAGGAATAGTCGCAATATACGCTGGTGACCAACGACTTATTGTTCCAACTTCAAGTGGTGTCGTTACGAGAGTCATCCTATTCGATTGGTATGCTCAACATTATTTAACAGCTAGACGTGTAATAACTGAATCCGTAACACCTGTTAATCCGGTTGTATCCTTAGCTGAAAATCTAATAGGAAAAGTTAAATTTGGCTATACGTACGATGAAAATACGTTAACCTTTACTGGCGCTGGATTTGTTTACTATACATTTAAACAGAATGGTATTGATTTACAAACAAAATTGGCAAGTAGACAAGCTGAATTAGGCACGTTTGTTGCAAAAGATAATTTACAGCCTGGTGATGTTATTTATTTCTCATTAGATGGTAGTGGTACGAAAATCACAGATGCTGGTATTTATGCAGGGAATAACGAAGTAATACACCTAACTACAAAAAGTGGCCTTGTAAAAGAAACACTTAGTACGACATGGGCACAACAAAATTATGTAACAGCAAGACATATGAACTAA